A section of the Alkalihalobacillus sp. LMS39 genome encodes:
- a CDS encoding helix-turn-helix domain-containing protein, translating into MKYQFKSNEELLMFLNEQLISAAEAAEILEVSKARIGHLVRDGKLTPAKEQPKMFLRDIVVEKKKELEELRKKYRPYDN; encoded by the coding sequence ATGAAGTATCAGTTCAAGTCAAATGAAGAATTGTTGATGTTCTTAAATGAGCAATTAATTTCAGCAGCAGAAGCAGCGGAAATCTTAGAAGTATCTAAAGCGAGGATCGGACACCTTGTTCGTGATGGAAAATTAACTCCAGCAAAAGAACAACCTAAAATGTTTCTTCGCGATATTGTTGTTGAAAAGAAAAAAGAGCTGGAAGAACTCCGTAAAAAATACCGACCGTATGACAATTAG
- a CDS encoding helix-turn-helix domain-containing protein: protein MKFSFASREELVKFFDEEVLTTAQAMELLNVNRSRISSLIRDGKLEPIKKEKSISLFLRIDIEKKKKELEELRKKYRPYDN from the coding sequence GTGAAATTTTCATTTGCATCAAGAGAAGAACTAGTAAAATTTTTTGATGAAGAAGTTCTCACAACAGCTCAAGCGATGGAACTACTTAATGTAAATCGCTCTAGAATAAGTTCGCTTATTCGTGATGGTAAGTTAGAACCGATAAAAAAAGAAAAGTCCATCAGTTTGTTTTTACGGATTGATATTGAAAAAAAGAAAAAAGAGCTGGAAGAACTCCGTAAAAAATACCGACCGTATGACAATTAG
- a CDS encoding phage holin family protein, translated as MVALEMRGEKKVENLFKYGAAASTAIVSFLWGEWSLLLTVLLVLVFLDYGSGLAAAWTEGKNHPKDKAKGLSSRIGMRGIVKKVFIFVVIAMGNLVDYTLIETGMRTEPIVFQAAVVFYIFNECISLLENVGRMGIPVPNQLKQAVQVLKDKGEDKDEKIS; from the coding sequence ATGGTGGCTCTTGAAATGAGAGGAGAAAAGAAAGTGGAAAATTTATTTAAGTATGGGGCGGCAGCTAGTACAGCGATCGTCTCTTTTTTATGGGGAGAGTGGTCGCTTTTGCTTACGGTGTTGTTGGTATTAGTTTTCTTGGATTATGGTTCTGGTCTTGCAGCAGCGTGGACGGAGGGGAAGAATCACCCAAAGGATAAAGCCAAGGGATTAAGTAGCCGAATTGGAATGAGGGGCATTGTGAAGAAGGTTTTTATTTTTGTCGTTATTGCCATGGGAAATCTGGTCGATTACACGTTAATTGAAACTGGGATGAGAACCGAACCGATTGTCTTTCAGGCAGCGGTTGTTTTTTATATTTTCAACGAATGTATCTCACTACTTGAAAATGTGGGACGAATGGGAATCCCTGTTCCAAACCAATTAAAACAAGCAGTTCAAGTCTTAAAAGATAAAGGAGAGGATAAAGATGAGAAAATTAGCTAG
- a CDS encoding DUF4362 domain-containing protein, with translation MKLRNLYTLLFLLVLTTGCTFDKEKAIKDGAVVADLSKVHNLEQFNDFLEAVSNSEDANVRVFSMTEEGGAVKIDIKYTNERFHTTFDYANDKYGPNGKEDVQCQSFIVEDNNFSLTECDGETETVFILDATNFAEENK, from the coding sequence TTGAAACTACGAAACCTATATACGCTGTTATTTTTACTTGTTTTAACAACGGGTTGTACTTTTGATAAAGAAAAAGCGATAAAAGACGGAGCCGTTGTCGCCGATCTAAGTAAAGTTCATAATCTCGAGCAATTCAATGACTTTTTAGAAGCTGTTTCTAATTCAGAAGATGCGAATGTACGCGTATTTTCTATGACTGAAGAAGGTGGAGCGGTGAAGATTGACATCAAATATACAAATGAAAGATTTCACACGACATTTGATTATGCTAATGATAAATATGGTCCCAATGGTAAAGAGGATGTTCAATGTCAATCCTTTATAGTGGAAGACAATAATTTTTCTCTTACTGAATGTGACGGCGAAACCGAAACTGTATTTATTTTAGATGCAACGAACTTTGCCGAAGAGAATAAGTAA
- a CDS encoding N-acetylmuramoyl-L-alanine amidase, with the protein MRKLARQTLICIDPGHAKNTPGKRAGNPVFYEYEGNRRVARKLRTLLERAGFRVMYSCDLNNPNDLSLEGRARAARNAGADLFISIHTNAVNDTSVRGTETFIHTNSKASEDVARAVQDCLVKAIGQRNRGVKRANFGVLRNTYQHMLSILTEADFFTNPTARQWMFQESFDYAYAQAVAQGVCDYYKVEYPSDVIESKPVQDKTPVPEPIVTEDVGAAIVRVKANELWVYNKPDWNARYFTVKKDEAFTVMKELMVNDHKMYQLKSGLFITANTKYVELDGRVEAVSKNPATGTTSQSIRPYPGYPIRLTSPQMRDTNGRTDIQAVQRAVKVNPDGWYGPISERAVRNYQTRQGLIVDGIVGPQTWNHMF; encoded by the coding sequence ATGAGAAAATTAGCTAGACAAACACTTATTTGCATTGACCCAGGTCATGCTAAAAATACTCCTGGTAAAAGAGCAGGAAATCCGGTGTTTTATGAATATGAAGGGAATAGACGAGTAGCAAGAAAACTTCGAACATTGTTAGAGCGTGCTGGGTTTCGAGTGATGTATTCTTGTGACTTGAATAATCCGAATGATTTAAGTCTAGAAGGGCGAGCGAGAGCTGCAAGAAATGCAGGAGCAGACTTGTTTATCTCAATTCATACCAATGCAGTAAATGATACTTCTGTCCGAGGAACGGAAACATTCATTCATACAAATAGCAAGGCAAGTGAAGACGTTGCTCGTGCGGTGCAAGATTGTCTTGTAAAAGCAATTGGACAGCGTAACCGTGGAGTGAAGCGAGCAAACTTTGGTGTTCTTCGTAATACGTATCAGCATATGCTTTCAATCCTTACTGAAGCCGACTTTTTCACCAATCCAACAGCTAGACAATGGATGTTCCAAGAGTCGTTTGATTATGCTTATGCTCAAGCTGTAGCTCAAGGGGTTTGCGATTATTATAAGGTGGAATATCCATCTGATGTAATAGAGAGCAAACCAGTTCAGGACAAAACACCTGTTCCAGAACCAATCGTTACGGAAGACGTGGGAGCTGCAATCGTTCGAGTGAAAGCAAATGAGTTATGGGTATACAATAAGCCTGATTGGAATGCTCGTTATTTTACTGTGAAAAAAGATGAAGCTTTTACGGTCATGAAAGAGTTAATGGTGAATGACCATAAAATGTACCAGTTAAAAAGCGGTTTGTTCATTACTGCTAACACAAAATATGTTGAACTAGATGGAAGGGTGGAAGCAGTAAGCAAAAACCCTGCAACTGGAACGACAAGCCAATCGATTCGACCTTATCCGGGTTATCCGATTCGTTTAACCTCTCCGCAAATGAGGGACACGAACGGTCGAACAGATATTCAAGCTGTACAACGAGCCGTAAAAGTAAATCCAGATGGATGGTATGGTCCAATCAGTGAAAGAGCGGTACGGAATTATCAAACAAGACAAGGCTTAATTGTGGATGGAATTGTTGGTCCGCAAACATGGAATCACATGTTTTAG
- a CDS encoding DUF1617 family protein yields the protein MQVKIQNGKLGQAINLLFNLSLKGKKSRHRTKFIKLLDERLREVAEQEQELLKEHCHLDGKGDPKKTDDGKSWDVKDKEAFLKDKKELYEEEMVIEGGDVSGMLKTVKEILDECEEEWQGAEATTYFELCEIFDEGVNE from the coding sequence ATGCAAGTGAAAATTCAAAATGGGAAACTTGGGCAGGCAATCAACCTGCTCTTTAATTTGTCGTTAAAAGGAAAGAAGTCACGACACCGAACAAAGTTTATTAAGCTACTTGATGAAAGGCTTCGGGAGGTCGCAGAACAGGAACAAGAATTGCTAAAAGAACATTGTCATTTAGATGGGAAGGGAGATCCGAAAAAGACAGATGACGGAAAGAGTTGGGATGTGAAGGATAAAGAGGCATTTTTAAAAGACAAAAAGGAATTATATGAAGAAGAAATGGTGATTGAAGGTGGTGATGTCTCAGGAATGTTAAAAACAGTGAAAGAGATTCTTGATGAATGTGAAGAAGAATGGCAAGGAGCCGAAGCCACAACTTATTTTGAACTATGTGAGATATTTGATGAAGGAGTGAATGAATAA
- a CDS encoding phage tail protein, with translation MAELYIFNPNDKIVTVLTEETGLVTAPFREELNRGSSFSFTIEADVEDAQYVVEENQVVFRDKDGDLRLYVIKELDDIDNENGPETTAICEPAFMENKERIIVDKRLVDKTANEALTTALEPTRWEGEVEVELGKGTTNFYYLSSVDAVWKILEVWGGEFKDIVEFDENQITRRVIKIVQRLGADRGKRYEIDHDIEEIQRTLLSYPVTALYGRGASLPIEDDEGNETGGFTRYIDFGEVEWKVSNGDPVNKPKGQLWVGDPIALQKYGREKNGKLLHREGIWADHNIEDPKELLHATWEQLQKANKPEVNYQLSVELLESIAGYEHEKASLGDTTRAIDRQFARPIEIQSRIIAMEYDVLNIEGTAIVEMGQFLSVHSDDKLDRVINEINDNRGRWDSGGGPITNGKYPNIVPNAPTNLSAVGGYEVIQLYWNYDVEVYISHYEVYGSQVKDFVPDSQHLLWKGRANGFQHKVQTDELWYYRVRAVNTHGRASDFTPQIEAQTIRIITDDILFGDKVAEMIRQDMILAEMIADDTITWDMVSEEAKNIFKQEAKEYTDEEIEEVRRGLQNEIDGVVSSVNSQISLLSGDIIDLYDNLSGINQSMSSLSYEVNELAGEVSLAINRVDVLDGNVQNQQVQINANAQAIQLKAEQSALELLEDDITSVSQTVSSLTVDVNGISTSVTSLRADLNGLEIGGRNLASLSRIITWNGTVTRDRYVYNCVSNASNQAGIRIDRTAFQPHTKYVLSFKIKKLTGDILTLAGHGTLVASGSISLYRNGVRITNSWSTGDTAYPNDNGTHEYELYFTTGDMNVDNAHLYIQPNRPSYNRAFSCNIWDIKLEKGNKKTDWTPAPEDVEGAILNVEQFASSIDQKADSIQSTVSSLTQKVNGNTSAINSAQTSIHHLSQSINLKAEQSYVESIAGEVTSVSNQVSSLSVSVNGINQTVSSLQSNVNSLGTRMTSAESSIDQQATQIQQRVTTTTLNQELAKKATEHKVDFSFSSSNDYVILLCRSDVSGASNYVVGTLTGRRVSGYYSSGKIEIVFNNNQNGTAPSGYFEATDVQYTNSWTMITCVFEGRKYIALRHRPSSEFGIWNTDCRFYGQIGSSNRMLFPIQTSQVTEVSTFNSTGPVSSPMIRAESTITQLANEIELKVNENELISSINLSGEGVRISGNLIELNGNTLIRNGIIGTAAIANAAITNAKLGTAVVDTLQVKDGAITNAKIANLSADKINAGTLRAIKIDGVTITGTTFTGGTLKSMNNNTHWNLNSGDLFMQDANITFENGASINFESAGNRITYRRYDEQSGFSRSSGVGVGLAIGNRYPFAYLGANGSSELDTLSDFFSGFIANTTARISEGGANSVSGMRFQIRNRGNNFDKGLTFDWTGTTSTIIPMNASTNNYEIGSENSRFNRLYIDELRSVQAFTIRNYFNGLSGWLMETNYSGGGTDIVFRGLNGGSYNYQIGASATNNRIRNIFLTNNPNVSSDKRLKTDIQENVLGLEFIKDMKTYTFRNSKNPDEVNVGIIAQNLRDALHTHGSFHDYGMLQIASDGMYGVQYEQLIAPVIKSIQELSSKTDSFEDELNWLRIENQNLRARVRELEMKIA, from the coding sequence ATGGCCGAACTTTATATTTTTAATCCGAATGACAAAATAGTAACGGTTTTAACGGAGGAAACAGGATTAGTAACGGCACCATTTCGAGAAGAACTTAACCGAGGTTCTTCTTTTTCTTTTACCATTGAAGCAGATGTGGAAGATGCTCAATATGTGGTTGAGGAAAATCAAGTGGTTTTCCGGGATAAAGATGGTGATTTACGACTATACGTCATTAAGGAATTAGATGACATTGATAATGAGAACGGTCCAGAAACAACAGCTATCTGTGAACCGGCATTTATGGAAAATAAGGAACGAATCATTGTTGATAAACGATTAGTTGACAAAACAGCCAATGAAGCTCTAACCACTGCACTTGAACCCACACGGTGGGAAGGAGAAGTGGAAGTTGAACTAGGTAAAGGAACCACAAACTTTTATTATTTATCTTCTGTCGATGCGGTGTGGAAGATACTTGAGGTGTGGGGCGGAGAGTTTAAAGATATAGTCGAATTTGATGAGAATCAGATTACTAGGAGAGTTATCAAGATTGTCCAACGTTTAGGGGCAGACCGTGGAAAGCGATATGAAATTGACCATGATATTGAAGAAATCCAACGGACTTTACTTTCTTACCCTGTCACAGCCTTATATGGGCGCGGGGCTTCATTACCCATTGAGGATGATGAAGGGAATGAAACAGGAGGTTTTACTCGTTACATTGATTTTGGAGAAGTGGAATGGAAAGTTTCAAACGGTGATCCAGTTAACAAACCGAAAGGGCAGTTGTGGGTTGGTGATCCGATTGCCTTACAAAAATATGGCCGAGAAAAGAACGGGAAGCTTCTCCACCGCGAAGGGATTTGGGCTGACCATAATATTGAAGACCCAAAAGAATTACTTCATGCCACATGGGAACAGTTACAGAAAGCAAACAAACCAGAAGTCAATTATCAGTTATCTGTTGAATTACTAGAATCAATTGCTGGATATGAACACGAAAAGGCAAGTTTAGGAGATACCACCAGAGCAATCGACCGTCAGTTTGCTAGACCGATTGAAATTCAGTCGCGCATTATTGCAATGGAATATGACGTGCTCAATATTGAAGGAACCGCGATTGTCGAGATGGGACAGTTTTTATCTGTTCACTCTGATGATAAATTAGATCGGGTTATAAATGAAATTAACGACAATCGTGGAAGATGGGATAGTGGTGGTGGTCCCATTACCAATGGGAAGTATCCTAATATTGTCCCCAATGCTCCTACAAACCTATCTGCAGTGGGTGGATATGAAGTCATTCAGTTGTACTGGAACTATGACGTTGAAGTTTATATTAGTCATTACGAAGTGTATGGCTCGCAAGTGAAAGACTTTGTTCCTGATTCACAGCATTTACTGTGGAAGGGGAGAGCAAACGGATTCCAACATAAGGTGCAAACAGATGAATTATGGTATTACCGAGTGAGAGCTGTAAATACTCATGGCCGAGCAAGTGACTTTACACCCCAAATTGAAGCTCAAACCATTCGTATTATCACGGATGATATTTTGTTCGGTGATAAAGTGGCAGAAATGATTCGCCAGGACATGATTCTAGCTGAGATGATTGCCGATGATACAATCACATGGGATATGGTGAGTGAGGAAGCCAAGAACATCTTCAAACAAGAAGCAAAAGAATACACGGATGAAGAAATTGAAGAAGTTCGTAGAGGGTTACAGAATGAAATAGATGGTGTTGTTTCAAGTGTGAATTCTCAGATTAGTTTGTTAAGCGGAGATATTATCGATTTGTATGATAACCTCTCTGGAATCAATCAATCCATGTCTAGTTTGTCCTATGAAGTGAATGAGTTGGCGGGAGAAGTTAGTTTAGCGATTAATCGTGTCGATGTTTTGGATGGGAATGTTCAAAACCAACAAGTTCAAATTAACGCGAACGCGCAAGCTATTCAACTGAAAGCGGAACAAAGTGCACTGGAATTACTTGAAGATGACATAACATCTGTAAGTCAGACCGTGAGTAGTTTAACCGTCGATGTGAATGGTATATCAACAAGCGTTACTAGCTTGAGAGCAGATTTGAATGGGTTAGAGATTGGTGGTAGAAATCTGGCTAGTTTGAGCAGAATAATCACATGGAATGGGACAGTAACCCGTGATAGATATGTATATAATTGTGTATCCAATGCCTCAAATCAGGCTGGAATAAGGATAGACAGAACAGCATTTCAACCGCATACAAAGTACGTACTCTCATTTAAGATAAAGAAGTTGACGGGTGATATTTTAACGTTGGCTGGTCATGGTACTCTCGTGGCGAGCGGATCAATTAGTCTTTATAGAAACGGTGTACGTATCACCAATTCGTGGTCAACTGGCGACACAGCATATCCGAATGACAATGGAACACATGAATATGAATTATATTTCACAACAGGAGATATGAATGTAGATAATGCCCACCTCTACATTCAACCGAATAGACCCAGCTATAATCGTGCTTTTTCCTGTAATATATGGGACATTAAATTGGAAAAGGGCAATAAAAAGACTGACTGGACACCAGCCCCTGAAGATGTAGAGGGGGCCATTTTAAATGTAGAGCAGTTTGCGTCATCGATTGACCAAAAAGCGGATTCTATCCAATCAACTGTAAGCAGCTTAACGCAAAAGGTAAATGGAAACACTTCTGCGATTAACAGTGCTCAAACTTCCATTCACCACTTATCTCAATCCATAAACCTGAAAGCGGAACAATCTTATGTGGAATCTATTGCTGGTGAAGTAACGAGTGTATCTAATCAAGTGAGTAGTTTATCAGTCAGTGTGAATGGAATTAATCAAACTGTTAGTAGCTTGCAATCCAATGTGAATTCTCTTGGAACACGAATGACTAGTGCAGAGTCCTCTATTGATCAACAAGCTACACAAATTCAACAGAGGGTCACAACAACCACATTAAATCAAGAATTAGCGAAAAAAGCGACAGAACATAAAGTCGACTTTAGCTTTTCTTCCTCAAATGATTATGTCATTTTATTATGTCGATCCGATGTGAGTGGAGCTAGTAATTACGTTGTTGGGACATTAACCGGGCGAAGAGTTAGTGGCTATTACAGCTCTGGAAAAATAGAGATTGTTTTCAATAATAATCAAAATGGAACCGCACCATCTGGTTATTTTGAAGCAACAGATGTACAGTATACTAATTCATGGACCATGATTACTTGTGTATTTGAAGGAAGAAAGTATATTGCCCTTAGACACAGACCTTCTTCTGAATTTGGTATTTGGAATACAGATTGTCGTTTTTATGGCCAAATTGGCTCAAGTAACCGCATGCTTTTTCCGATTCAAACATCGCAGGTTACAGAGGTCTCTACTTTTAATAGTACTGGCCCGGTTAGTAGTCCTATGATAAGAGCAGAATCAACCATCACTCAGTTGGCCAATGAAATTGAGTTGAAGGTCAATGAAAATGAATTAATTTCATCAATAAATTTATCTGGTGAAGGTGTTCGTATCAGTGGGAACCTGATTGAACTGAACGGGAACACACTCATCCGTAATGGAATTATCGGTACGGCTGCCATTGCAAACGCAGCTATTACCAATGCCAAATTAGGAACAGCGGTTGTCGATACTTTGCAAGTGAAAGATGGAGCTATTACCAATGCGAAAATTGCAAACTTGTCAGCGGATAAGATTAATGCGGGTACTCTACGCGCTATTAAGATAGATGGTGTCACCATTACGGGTACCACATTCACAGGTGGAACGTTAAAAAGCATGAATAATAACACCCATTGGAATCTAAATTCAGGTGATTTGTTTATGCAAGATGCCAATATCACATTTGAAAATGGTGCTTCAATTAATTTTGAGAGTGCAGGAAATAGAATCACTTACAGACGTTATGATGAACAATCAGGATTTAGTCGCTCATCAGGTGTGGGAGTAGGGCTCGCGATCGGTAACCGTTATCCCTTTGCATATCTAGGAGCGAATGGTTCGAGTGAATTAGACACCTTATCAGATTTTTTCAGTGGATTTATTGCTAATACAACTGCTCGTATTAGCGAAGGTGGCGCAAATAGTGTTAGTGGGATGAGATTTCAAATACGGAATCGTGGCAATAATTTTGATAAAGGACTTACGTTTGATTGGACTGGAACAACAAGTACCATTATCCCTATGAATGCTAGTACAAATAATTATGAAATTGGAAGCGAGAATAGTAGATTCAACAGGTTATATATAGACGAACTTAGAAGTGTACAAGCATTCACCATCCGAAATTATTTTAATGGCTTAAGTGGTTGGTTGATGGAAACGAACTATAGTGGTGGTGGTACAGATATTGTTTTCCGAGGACTAAATGGCGGGTCATATAATTACCAAATCGGAGCGAGTGCGACGAATAACAGAATCAGAAACATTTTTCTTACAAACAATCCTAACGTATCTTCGGACAAACGATTAAAAACAGACATCCAAGAAAATGTCTTAGGGTTAGAGTTCATTAAAGATATGAAAACATACACCTTTAGAAATAGTAAGAACCCTGATGAAGTTAACGTGGGTATCATTGCACAAAATCTAAGAGATGCCTTACACACACACGGTTCTTTTCATGACTACGGTATGCTACAGATAGCAAGTGATGGCATGTATGGTGTTCAATACGAGCAATTGATTGCACCGGTAATTAAGTCAATTCAAGAACTGTCATCAAAAACAGACAGTTTTGAGGATGAATTGAACTGGCTTAGAATAGAGAACCAGAATTTACGTGCAAGAGTGAGAGAACTAGAAATGAAAATAGCTTAG
- a CDS encoding DUF4188 domain-containing protein, translated as MGKDIRVGRFMANPNEEVVVFIIGMRINKWWAIHKWLPVAKAMPGMIRELYSNKKYGFLSLESTMNLRTIVSIQYWSSVEQLQAYAKEPLHTKAWKNFNKKCRNNSAVGVFHETYIVSPSKYESVYVNMPIFGLGTAVGSQSVAKHYNSAAQRLEHDETT; from the coding sequence ATGGGAAAAGACATTCGAGTTGGCCGTTTCATGGCTAATCCAAACGAAGAGGTTGTTGTATTCATTATCGGAATGAGAATTAACAAATGGTGGGCCATCCATAAATGGTTGCCGGTTGCCAAAGCTATGCCAGGAATGATTCGTGAGTTATACTCGAATAAGAAATATGGCTTTTTATCCTTAGAATCGACAATGAACCTGCGAACGATAGTATCAATTCAATATTGGTCCTCAGTAGAACAACTTCAAGCTTATGCGAAAGAGCCCTTGCATACTAAAGCATGGAAAAACTTTAACAAAAAATGCAGAAATAATTCAGCTGTTGGGGTATTTCACGAAACTTATATAGTGTCTCCTAGTAAATATGAAAGCGTCTATGTTAATATGCCTATTTTCGGATTAGGAACAGCAGTCGGTTCTCAATCGGTAGCTAAACATTACAACAGTGCTGCACAGCGGCTTGAACACGATGAAACAACTTGA
- a CDS encoding phage tail domain-containing protein: MKSRLNFKIIYEDGKVFDMHNKGYWVNSFHILSPNFERETRENKASDGERLKRSKKKSRNVYVSFLIEADNLEEFEAKKHEIFNVFSTDNPFTIIRDITPTKKIEVIQEGEYDIENLTESDGEVTVVLKMLDPYIHGDSTSLQLSNSFHPYTITGNAKTTWKSRTVFNSQTSNYRIENNVGGKVILNYPFISGDVLEIDYKKRKVSLNGNSLAVAILLQSDWQKFILKPGTVQLKASHPTSLTYIEKFH, from the coding sequence ATGAAAAGCCGATTAAATTTTAAAATTATTTATGAGGATGGAAAGGTATTCGATATGCACAACAAAGGATATTGGGTAAATTCTTTTCATATCCTTTCGCCAAACTTTGAAAGAGAAACAAGGGAAAACAAAGCAAGTGACGGAGAGCGTTTAAAACGGAGCAAGAAAAAGTCGAGGAATGTATATGTGTCTTTTCTTATTGAAGCAGATAACCTTGAAGAATTTGAAGCTAAAAAACATGAGATTTTCAATGTTTTTAGTACGGACAATCCATTTACAATTATCCGTGATATTACGCCAACAAAGAAAATTGAGGTCATTCAAGAAGGAGAATATGACATTGAAAATCTTACGGAAAGCGATGGGGAAGTGACCGTTGTATTAAAAATGTTAGACCCTTATATTCATGGGGATTCCACTAGTTTACAACTTTCAAATTCTTTTCATCCGTATACCATTACAGGGAATGCAAAAACGACATGGAAAAGCAGGACCGTTTTTAACAGTCAAACTTCTAACTATCGTATAGAAAATAATGTAGGTGGCAAAGTGATTTTGAATTATCCCTTTATTTCAGGCGATGTGTTGGAGATTGACTATAAGAAACGAAAAGTATCTCTTAATGGGAATAGTTTGGCGGTCGCAATACTTTTACAAAGTGATTGGCAAAAATTCATATTGAAGCCTGGAACTGTACAATTAAAAGCTAGTCATCCAACAAGCTTGACCTATATCGAAAAGTTTCATTAG
- a CDS encoding PadR family transcriptional regulator, with amino-acid sequence MAQENYTKYAILGLLTTECKTGYDIKQMIDRSLTYFWKISYGQIYPTLKKLVEDELATVTTTTQQGKPDKKEYQITEEGKQLLQQWLHESIAQLPIEKNELLLKLFFSRHQKTDTVIFQVEQYKVMQKEKWDALLAIEESIRGCNSPDLDYWLMTIDYGKHVTTACIEWCERTLAQLHEKKEEV; translated from the coding sequence ATGGCACAAGAAAATTATACTAAGTATGCAATATTAGGATTATTAACAACAGAATGTAAAACAGGTTACGACATTAAACAAATGATCGATAGAAGTCTTACATATTTTTGGAAAATAAGCTATGGACAAATCTATCCTACATTAAAGAAATTAGTTGAAGACGAACTCGCCACCGTCACAACTACAACACAACAAGGTAAACCTGATAAAAAAGAATATCAAATTACAGAAGAAGGCAAGCAACTTTTGCAACAATGGTTACATGAATCGATTGCTCAACTTCCAATCGAAAAAAATGAACTATTACTCAAGCTGTTTTTTAGCCGTCATCAAAAAACAGACACGGTCATTTTTCAAGTTGAACAATATAAGGTAATGCAAAAAGAAAAATGGGATGCCCTGCTCGCCATTGAAGAATCGATTCGCGGCTGCAACTCACCTGATTTAGATTATTGGTTGATGACGATTGACTACGGAAAACACGTAACGACTGCTTGCATTGAATGGTGTGAACGAACTCTTGCTCAGTTACACGAAAAAAAGGAGGAAGTGTAA
- a CDS encoding DUF2512 family protein produces MLGLVVKLFVFPTFVILSSFIFPQVYYANLFQPIVVGLLLAVSAHIIELFILKKGTLWISTVADFVAITILTFFLSLILFPTSYVMLSGAMLTALVLSITEVLQHLWLIQSGRAIKPRPIK; encoded by the coding sequence ATGCTTGGACTCGTTGTAAAATTGTTTGTATTTCCTACATTTGTTATTTTGAGCTCTTTCATCTTCCCACAAGTGTATTATGCGAATTTATTTCAGCCGATAGTTGTTGGGCTTCTTCTTGCCGTTAGTGCCCATATAATTGAACTTTTTATTTTGAAAAAAGGAACGCTTTGGATAAGTACAGTCGCTGACTTTGTCGCCATCACGATTCTTACTTTTTTCTTATCCCTTATTCTTTTCCCTACCTCATACGTCATGTTAAGTGGAGCCATGTTAACAGCGTTAGTGTTATCCATTACTGAGGTGTTACAACATTTATGGTTAATTCAATCAGGCCGAGCAATAAAACCTCGTCCGATAAAATAA
- a CDS encoding YolD-like family protein, producing the protein MNRDRGTMKWTAMMLPEHVAMMRELEKEYKKLPKPELDEQQAEEFERTICEAMEFNQALSFEFWDDGEHKRIVGKVHHIVSGTKELRVFDDEDERIFINFYYLINVKL; encoded by the coding sequence ATGAATAGGGACAGAGGTACGATGAAGTGGACGGCCATGATGTTACCAGAACACGTTGCAATGATGAGAGAATTAGAAAAGGAATATAAAAAGCTACCTAAGCCAGAACTGGATGAACAACAAGCAGAGGAATTTGAACGGACCATTTGTGAAGCTATGGAGTTTAATCAAGCGTTATCGTTTGAGTTTTGGGATGATGGTGAGCATAAGAGGATTGTTGGAAAGGTACATCATATTGTATCAGGTACAAAAGAGTTGAGGGTATTTGATGACGAAGATGAAAGAATATTTATAAACTTTTATTATTTAATCAATGTAAAGCTCTAA